The following proteins are co-located in the Larus michahellis chromosome 9, bLarMic1.1, whole genome shotgun sequence genome:
- the MINAR1 gene encoding major intrinsically disordered Notch2-binding receptor 1, translated as MESNQESSLFLVKILEELDTKQNTVSYQDLCKSLCARFDLSQLAKLRSVLFYTACLDPNFPATLFKDKMRCTVNNQQSKKIMVAADIVTIFNLIQMNGGVAKEKLPVARQKVKKKESFESCRSDTEICNVADCVPNCELNDQEFNRGFPVRRSSKCRKMDCKDCQQFVPSSEPNFLLGVNKEMKGRAASLDRLQALASYSIATSPPCEMQSTYFPMNIENESISDQDSLPITAGIKETFISNDEPFVMQSCVQKRNIFKEDFHNLITISPNLIPSNKKPEDGHREPQNRKESSKQAFFNHSFEMPYSSQYLNPVYSPIPDKRRVKHESLDDLQASTYFGPTTILGPQDTKKWTGKPTKQTAWPAKSWSLNTEEVPDFERSFFNRKQSEEKPRYQSSNNPSPNFPSADRHQSYLNVKDQQPIMQANYAVKPNGHKPKEIPSILEVEKHEPVKKFKDKSINCTSVQILSIDRTTSVGTQTEQQVLEHKKCKDLCAAGQAKYGERHSLKQSDDDSEIVSDDISDIFRFLDDMSISGSTGVMQSSCYNSTGSLSQVHKSDCESSPEHNLTKISNGSACNKLDKLVRADISNTDDELKTSVCKLVLRIGEIEKKLESLSGVREEISQVLGKLSKLDQKIQQPEKVSVQIDLNSLTSEAASDESNSPQIFQCHNTPHGGKLENNPEWCCSDASGSNSESLRVKALKKSLFTRRSSRSLTEENSATESKIASISNSPRDWRAITYTNQVGITEEEMKERDGGENKDWHRKSKEADRQYEIPQPHRLSKQPKDAFLIEQVFSPHPYPASLKSHMKSNPLYTDMRLTELAEVKRAQPSWTIEEYTRNSGDKGKIAALDLQTQESLNPNNLEYWMEDIYTPGYDSLLKRKEAEFRRAKVCKIAALITAAACTVILVIVVPICTMKS; from the exons ATGGAGTCCAACCAGGAATCCTCGCTCTTCCTGGTGAAGATCTTGGAGGAGCTGGACACGAAGCAGAATACTGTTTCTTACCAGGACCTCTGCAAGTCCCTGTGTGCGAGGTTTGATTTATCCCAGTTGGCCAAGCTCCGAAGCGTGCTGTTTTACACCGCTTGCCTGGATCCTAATTTCCCAGCGACTTTGTTCAAAGACAAAATGAGATGCACTGTAAACAATCAGCAATCAAAGAAAATCATGGTTGCAGCAGATATAGTAACAATATTCAACCTCATACAAATGAACGGGGGAGTGGCCAAGGAGAAACTTCCAGTTGCAAGGCagaaagtgaagaagaaagagTCCTTCGAGTCCTGTAGATCTGACACGGAAATCTGCAATGTGGCAGACTGCGTGCCCAACTGTGAGCTGAACGACCAGGAGTTCAACCGGGGCTTTCCAGTCAGAAGgtcttcaaaatgcagaaagatgGACTGCAAAGACTGTCAACAGTTTGTCCCCTCGTCAGAACCCAACTTTTTACTCGGCGTTAATAAGGAGATGAAGGGCCGGGCTGCCTCTCTGGACAGGCTGCAGGCGCTGGCGTCCTACTCCATCGCCACGTCTCCACCATGCGAGATGCAGAGTACATACTTCCCCATGAACATTGAAAATGAATCTATTTCAGACCAGGACTCCTTGCCTATAACTGCAGGCATAAAAGAAACTTTCATTTCAAACGACGAGCCGTTTGTGATGCAGTCGTGTGtccagaaaagaaatatattcaaaGAAGATTTTCATAATCTGATTACAATATCTCCCAACTTAATACCATCCAACAAAAAGCCAGAAGATGGACACAGAGAGCctcagaacaggaaagaaagctCTAAGCAGGCTTTCTTCAACCACAGCTTTGAAATGCCGTACAGCAGCCAGTACTTGAATCCAGTTTATTCTCCTATACCAGACAAAAGACGAGTGAAGCACGAAAGTTTAGATGATCTTCAGGCTTCGACGTATTTTGGCCCAACTACTATTCTCGGGCCCCAGGACACCAAAAAGTGGACTGGAAAGCCAACCAAGCAAACTGCCTGGCCAGCTAAAAGCTGGAGTTTAAATACCGAGGAGGTACCTGACTTTGAACGATCATTTTTTAACAGGAAGCAGTCTGAAGAGAAGCCGCGATACCAGAGTTCGAACAACCCTTCCCCAAACTTTCCTTCAGCTGACAGGCATCAGTCCTACCTAAACGTGAAGGATCAGCAGCCAATTATGCAGGCGAACTACGCTGTGAAACCAAATGGGCATAAACCCAAGGAAATTCCTTCCAttttagaagtggaaaagcaCGAGCCAGTCAAAAAGTTTAAGGATAAAAGCATTAATTGTACTTCTGTGCAGATCTTAAGCATTGACAGGACCACGAGTGTTGGGACACAAACGGAGCAGCAAGTTCTGGAGCACAAGAAATGCAAGGATTTGTGTGCGGCGGGCCAAGCCAAGTACGGAGAGCGGCACTCTCTTAAGCAGTCGGATGATGACTCTGAAATCGTGAGCGATGACATCAGTGACATTTTCCGGTTTTTGGATGACATGAGTATCAGCGGGTCGACGGGAGTGATGCAGTCTTCGTGCTACAACAGCACCGGTTCCTTGTCTCAGGTGCATAAATCGGACTGTGAGAGCTCACCTGAGCACAATTTGACTAAAATCTCCAACGGGAGTGCGTGCAACAAATTGGATAAACTGGTCCGGGCAGATATCAGTAACACAGATGATGAACTAAAAACGAGTGTCTGCAAATTAGTTCTGAGGATTGGCGAAATAGAGAAGAAACTGGAATCTCTCTCAGGTGTCCGAGAAGAAATCTCCCAAGTCCTGGGAAAATTAAGCAAGTTGGATCAAAAAATTCAGCAGCCAGAGAAAGTCAGTGTACAAATAGATCTCAATTCTTTGACAAGCGAGGCCGCGTCAGATGAGAGTAACTCCCCGCAGATATTTCAGTGCCACAATACTCCTCATGGAGGCAAACTGGAGAATAATCCAGAATGGTGCTGTTCAGACGCCAGTGGAAGTAACAGCGAGAGTCTTCGagtaaaagccttaaaaaaaagtttgtttacTAGGAGGTCATCAAGATCATTAACAGAGGAAAACAGTGCAACTGAATCCAAAATAGCAAGTATTTCAAACTCTCCCCGAGACTGGAGAGCTATTACTTACACCAACCAAGTTGGCATTACGGAAGAGGAGATGAAAGagagagatggaggagaaaaTAAGGACTGGCACAGGAAATCTAAAGAG GCAGACAGGCAATACGAAATCCCACAGCCACATAGACTGTCTAAACAACCAAAAGATGCTTTCTTGATTGAACAAGTCTTTAGTCCTCATCCCTACCCTGCATCACTCAAGTCACACATGAAAAGCAACCCGCTCTACACAGACATGAGGTTGACAGAGCTGGCTGAAGTGAAACGTGCCCAGCCATCGTGGACCATAGAGGAATACACGAGGAATTCGGGGGATAAAGGCAAGATTGCGGCTTTGGATTTACAA